A single Paenibacillus sp. FSL R5-0517 DNA region contains:
- a CDS encoding ABC transporter permease subunit, which translates to MQRNWTLHMMLVPAVLLALVFQYIPMGGIVIAFQDFKPYLGFSESKWVGWDNFRYLFLYPDVGQVIWNTLVIAFFKIIAGLFAPFLFAILLNEVRLTAFKRVSQTLVYLPHFLSWVILGGILLDILSPQGGMVNQLVVAFGGEPIFFLGDGTWFRITLIVSDVWKEFGFGTIVFLASLSGINPALYEAAEVDGANRFKQTLHITIPALMPITIVLMTLSIGNILNAGFDQVFNLYNPLVYDKGDIIDTFVYRLGILNGKMSFATAVGLFKSVVATILIVISYRMAYKLANYRVF; encoded by the coding sequence ATGCAACGGAATTGGACCTTGCATATGATGCTCGTACCAGCCGTATTGCTGGCACTGGTGTTTCAGTACATACCGATGGGCGGCATTGTAATTGCTTTTCAGGATTTTAAGCCTTACTTGGGATTTTCTGAATCCAAATGGGTTGGTTGGGACAATTTTAGATATTTATTCTTATATCCGGATGTAGGTCAGGTGATCTGGAATACACTAGTCATTGCATTTTTCAAAATCATCGCTGGACTGTTCGCCCCATTTTTGTTTGCCATTTTGCTCAATGAAGTTCGCTTGACGGCATTCAAAAGAGTGAGTCAAACGCTTGTGTATCTGCCGCATTTCCTATCATGGGTTATTCTCGGTGGGATTCTGCTCGACATCCTGTCTCCTCAGGGCGGCATGGTGAACCAGCTTGTCGTAGCCTTTGGAGGAGAACCAATTTTCTTCCTAGGAGATGGTACATGGTTCCGTATTACGCTAATCGTCAGCGATGTATGGAAAGAATTTGGTTTTGGTACGATCGTATTTCTGGCTTCTCTATCCGGAATCAATCCTGCGCTCTACGAGGCTGCCGAGGTGGATGGAGCCAACCGTTTCAAACAGACGCTGCACATTACAATTCCAGCATTGATGCCAATCACAATTGTATTGATGACGCTCTCTATCGGCAATATCCTGAACGCCGGATTTGATCAGGTGTTCAACTTGTACAATCCACTTGTGTATGACAAAGGCGACATCATTGACACCTTTGTATATCGACTCGGGATCTTGAACGGGAAGATGAGTTTTGCCACAGCAGTGGGGTTATTCAAATCAGTGGTAGCTACCATTTTGATTGTTATATCGTACAGAATGGCTTACAAACTGGCTAATTATCGAGTTTTCTAG
- a CDS encoding carbohydrate ABC transporter permease, which yields MYYKTKGYRIFSIANYTFLGILSLLCILPIIHILAVSFSSMAPASSNLVSFWPIGFTTDAYVKTFGNSNFINSLLVSLKRTVLATIIGMVIMLITAFPLSKEDISFKGRSLYTWFFVFTILFSGGLIPSYILIQKLGLMNTIWALILPGALSVWNVILMMNFFRGLPKELEEAAYLDGAGHIKTLILVYVPLSLPAIATLSLFTMVYQWNSWFDGMIYMSDIKNYPLASLLQTIIVQQDLSKINVDPSMLENISQRTVRAAQIFIGALPILMVYPFLQRFFVKGIVIGAVKE from the coding sequence TTGTATTATAAAACAAAAGGATACCGCATATTTAGCATCGCTAACTATACTTTTCTTGGGATATTATCGTTACTCTGCATTTTACCAATTATTCATATATTGGCTGTTTCATTCAGCAGTATGGCGCCGGCATCATCGAATCTGGTCAGCTTCTGGCCCATTGGTTTCACAACGGACGCTTATGTGAAAACCTTCGGAAATTCAAATTTCATCAACTCGCTTCTGGTGTCTCTTAAACGGACTGTGCTTGCCACGATCATCGGTATGGTCATCATGCTCATTACCGCATTTCCGTTGTCGAAGGAAGATATCAGCTTTAAAGGTCGCTCGTTGTATACATGGTTCTTTGTATTCACCATTTTGTTCAGCGGCGGTCTGATTCCCAGTTACATTCTGATTCAGAAGCTTGGTCTGATGAATACGATCTGGGCGCTTATTCTGCCCGGCGCGCTGTCCGTGTGGAACGTCATTCTGATGATGAACTTCTTCCGTGGTCTGCCGAAAGAACTTGAAGAAGCAGCCTATCTGGATGGAGCAGGTCATATCAAAACGTTGATTCTGGTCTACGTCCCACTGTCGCTACCGGCAATCGCAACCTTGTCTTTGTTTACAATGGTGTATCAGTGGAACTCCTGGTTCGACGGAATGATCTACATGTCTGATATTAAAAACTATCCGCTTGCTTCTCTGTTACAGACTATTATTGTTCAGCAAGATCTCAGCAAAATCAACGTGGATCCTTCCATGTTGGAGAATATCTCGCAGCGGACCGTACGCGCAGCACAGATCTTTATCGGTGCGCTTCCGATTCTGATGGTATACCCGTTTTTACAACGTTTCTTCGTAAAGGGAATTGTTATTGGAGCAGTCAAGGAATAG